TGAGAATGCCGATCTCGCCCTCGACCGTCTTCGCGACGACCTGAGCGGCCTCACCCGTCCAGACCTCGCGGTCGGCCGAGACGACACTCACGTTGAGCGCCATGGCTTAGGCCAGATCCTTCTGCATCTTGGCCCAGTTCTCCTCAACGTCCGAGATGCCGCCGACGTTGAAGAAGGCCTGCTCTGCGACGTGGTCGAACTCGCCCTTGCAGATCGCATCGAACGACTCGATGGTCTCCGCGAGGGGAACCGTGGAGCCCTCGACACCGGTGAACTTCTTCGCCATGTAGGTGTTCTGCGAGAGGAACTGCTGGATGCGGCGCGCGCGGGCGACGGTGATCTTGTCCTCTTCGGAGAGCTCGTCGACGCCGAGGATCGCGATGATCTCCTGCAGCTCCTTGTTCTTCTGCAGGATCTGCTTGACGGTGGTCGCCACGCGGTAGTGGTCCTCGCCCAAGTAACGGGGATCCATGATGCGGCTGGTCGAGGTCAGCGGATCGATCGCGGGGTAGAGACCCTTCGATGCGATCTCGCGCGAGAGCTCGGTGGTCGCGTCGAGGTGCGCGAAGGTGGTCGCCGGGGCCGGGTCGGTGTAGTCGTCGGCGGGCACGTAGATGGCCTGCAGCGAGGTGATCGAGTGACCGCGGGTCGAGGTGATGCGCTCCTGGAGCACACCCATCTCGTCGGCGAGGTTCGGCTGGTAGCCCACTGCGGAGGGCATGCGGCCGAGCAGCGTCGACACCTCGGAGCCCGCCTGCGTGAAGCGGAAGATGTTGTCGATGAAGAGCAGCACGTCCTGCTTCTGCACATCGCGGAAGTACTCCGCCATGGTCAGGGCCGACAGGGCGACGCGCAGACGGGTCCCCGGGGGCTCGTCCATCTGGCCGAACACGAGAGCGGTCTTGTCGAAGACGCCGGCCTCGTCCATCTCGTGGATGAGGTCGTTGCCCTCACGGGTACGCTCGCCGACGCCGGCGAACACCGAGACGCCGCCGTGGTCCTGGGCCACGCGCTGGATCATCTCCTGGATCAGAACGGTCTTGCCCACGCCGGCGCCGCCGAACAGGCCGATCTTGCCGCCCTGCACGTAGGGGGTGAGGAGGTCGATCGACTTGATGCCGGTCTCGAAGAGCTGGGTCTTCGACTCGAGCTGGTCGAAGGCCGGGGGGGTGCGGTGGATGCTCCAGCGCTCGCTCACCTCGATGGTCTCGCCCTCGGGGAGGTTGAGCACGTTGCCCGCGACGTCGAACACCTTGCCCTTGGTGACGTCGCCAACGGGGACGGTGATCGAGTCACCGGTGTCGACGACCTCCTGGCCGCGCACGAGGCCGTCGGTGGGCTTCAGTGCGATGGCGCGGACGAGGTTGTCGCCGAGGTGCTGCGCGACCTCGAGCACGAGCTTGAAGGGCTCGGCGCCCTCGCCCATGTCGACGGTGGTCTCGAGAGCATTGTAGACGCCGGGGATCGCGTCGTGCGGGAACTCGATGTCGACGACGGGGCCGGTCACTCGAGCGATCCGCCCGACAACCTTCGTTGCGGCCTCAGTCGCCACTGCGGCGGTTTCGGTCATGTTTCTCTCTCTTCGTGCTTTCTAGCTCGACAGCGCGTCGGCGCCGCCTACGATCTCGGAAATCTGCTGGGTGATCTCGGCCTGGCGAGCGTTGTTCGCGAGGCGCGTGTAGTCGCGGATCAGCGCGTCGGCGTTGTCGCTCGCCGACTTCATCGCCTTCTGCGTCGCGGCATGCTTCGCCGCGGCCGACTCCAGCATGGCGTTGAAGATGCGCGACTCGATGTAGGCCGGCAGCAGCTGGTCGAGCACCGTGTCGGCGTCGGGCTCGAACTCGTACAGCGCCTCGGGGGCCTGGGTCGCCTCGGCGACGCCCTCGACGACCTGCAGCGGGAGCAGGCGGTGCACCTCGGGAACCTGGCTCACCATGCTGATGAGGCGGTTGTAGACGAGGTGGATCTCCTGCGCACCGCCCTCGGCGGCGGGGCGGCCGAAGATCTCGAGCAGAGCCTCGGCGACCTCCTTCGCCGTCTCGAAGGCGGGGTTCTCGGTGTCACCGGTCCACACGCGCTCCGAGGCCCGACGGCGGAAGGAGAAGTACCCCTGGGCCTTACGGCCGATCAGGTAGTACACGATTTCCTTGCCCTCGTCGTGGAGCAGCTCGCTGAGCTCCTCCGCTTCGC
The genomic region above belongs to Leucobacter muris and contains:
- the atpD gene encoding F0F1 ATP synthase subunit beta, which encodes MTETAAVATEAATKVVGRIARVTGPVVDIEFPHDAIPGVYNALETTVDMGEGAEPFKLVLEVAQHLGDNLVRAIALKPTDGLVRGQEVVDTGDSITVPVGDVTKGKVFDVAGNVLNLPEGETIEVSERWSIHRTPPAFDQLESKTQLFETGIKSIDLLTPYVQGGKIGLFGGAGVGKTVLIQEMIQRVAQDHGGVSVFAGVGERTREGNDLIHEMDEAGVFDKTALVFGQMDEPPGTRLRVALSALTMAEYFRDVQKQDVLLFIDNIFRFTQAGSEVSTLLGRMPSAVGYQPNLADEMGVLQERITSTRGHSITSLQAIYVPADDYTDPAPATTFAHLDATTELSREIASKGLYPAIDPLTSTSRIMDPRYLGEDHYRVATTVKQILQKNKELQEIIAILGVDELSEEDKITVARARRIQQFLSQNTYMAKKFTGVEGSTVPLAETIESFDAICKGEFDHVAEQAFFNVGGISDVEENWAKMQKDLA
- a CDS encoding F0F1 ATP synthase subunit gamma, encoding MGAQLRVYRQKIRSAQTTKKITRAMELIAASRIQKAKARVAASTPYATAITRAVSAVATHSNNAHPLLVEADKVERAAVVIFTSDRGLAGAFNSQVLREAEELSELLHDEGKEIVYYLIGRKAQGYFSFRRRASERVWTGDTENPAFETAKEVAEALLEIFGRPAAEGGAQEIHLVYNRLISMVSQVPEVHRLLPLQVVEGVAEATQAPEALYEFEPDADTVLDQLLPAYIESRIFNAMLESAAAKHAATQKAMKSASDNADALIRDYTRLANNARQAEITQQISEIVGGADALSS